One part of the Dyadobacter sp. 676 genome encodes these proteins:
- a CDS encoding SDR family NAD(P)-dependent oxidoreductase encodes MKNLEMIGVSPMERPDVPLALALSEAGAFPVIHLGRDQQTATNALGKMTSRSRKPFGVCFSENTPLTISLPEQVTLAILPYGLTFPNLSNSIRIIRQVRSVAEARQAKAEGAMGVIAKGNEGAGPVSNDSSFILFQRIMKEVSDIPVWVQGGIGIHNAAAITALGGSGVVLDSQLLPFPESSAPASLKAVSEKLNGNETRVIDGFRVLVRPNSPALPAQPTLGDLQPFLHTADLDKGYIPLGQDIAIGTDLVKQYKKLPRLVFAFREAMYGHLRQAKNLNPLAAHNTLAQALGTRYPIAQGPMTRVSDVPAFAQAVANAGALPFVALSLLKGDQARNLIRETRELAGDKPWGVGILGFADQELRDEQLSYITEEKPPVVLIAGGRPSQAKPLEKLGIKTFLHVPSAPLLDMFLKEGAKRFIFEGRECGGHVGPLSSFVLWEKQINRLLQEEQTGQLEIFFAGGIHDDFSAAMISVMAAPLAARGVKVGVLMGTAYLYTQEAVATGAILPQFQAEALKQTETVLLETAPGHETRCLDSPFASDFNAEKARMEAAGMDKKEIWAELEKLNVGRLRIAAKGIERQAGNLVEIGPAEQMSRGMYMIGQAAAMLDRIMTMNELHEQVATGHYAHIAGASLPKAPRRKKKALNVAIVGMACIYPGARNIEEFWANILAGRDWVTEVPDDRWNKALYYDPTVSDGSKSHSKWGGFIPKIDFDPVEFGIPPQSLAAIDPTQLLSLLVAKQALENAGYGDDVNRENVSVIIGAEGGNDLANNYGFRSLFTQFFGEIPKELDDALPKLTEDSFPGVLANVISGRITNRLNLGGRNYTVDAACASSLAAIDLACQELVLGRSEMVLAGGADLHNGINDYLMFSSTHALSRKGRCATFDAEADGIALGEGVAMVVLKREEDALRDGDRIYAVIKGVGGSSDGKSLGLTAPRKSGQVKALERAYDQAGISPAELGLVEAHGTGTVVGDKTELSALTEMMLASGALVAQTHLGSVKTQIGHTKCAAGLAGLIKATLAVYHGVKPPTINLKTPNTYYNPETSPFAFQTKPALWTDNRRVAGISAFGFGGTNFHAVIESAPVKKPRKSVKAWPAEMLIFRGETLAEAQKLAKATHDILENESVSMRDVANSLNLYSEKPVQLSIIAENHADALTKLNIAQSGTEAKGIYYTKATGGKVAFMFPGQGSQRVDMARELFVAFPAMRKLLKKHPSYQPIIFPDAVFDEQSAKAQKEKIRDTRVAQPLLGIVDLAVADLLKDFGIHPDMVAGHSYGELPALCFAGVFEDSQLVTLSEKRAKSILDAIGDDNGAMVAVNCPEDELTRIVSEINHIYPVNHNSPRQWVLAGTTPAIAELTAKLTELKISFRQLEVACAFHSPLLAGSKDLYAEVLRDVRFSEPSLTVWSNTTAAPYPASPEAIKERLADHLVRPVRFSEEVAQMYDDGARIFIEVGPGKVLTGLTRSILGKEEICLYTEDKDQGGITQLLHTLAGYVATGRNIDFNKLFEDRDARLLDLDKPQQYRKSLTTWIVDGQMALPLHGKLPEHGAMPVTEPLQLAAFRQPAAAPVGGTEAERVIHEYLNSVKYLIQAQRDVVLGYLGQSVPPSRNIEVYEPAALGGLAANAPSPVPIEIEKAVTAQETNVARPAAIDVKALVMQVISDKTGYPQEMLGLDMDLEADLSIDSIKRMEIIGELRKQLGGFDAGPQNEETIIEQLAAIKTLNLLINWITEHQQQSAPVTGNVPLSKLTVTQDGIIEEWSESRIKSVLLEAVSAKTGYPQEMLGMDMDLEADLSIDSIKRMEIIGELKNNIDGLIQIYQERGEELVEKLASIKTLNGLIDWLSEALSGAQDSIQKAESLNVTPVPKAALNEKLSRLRFELTPSVIPALNPAAIKGKRFAVTDDAGDVATSIKALFEQHGATVSIISTEESLQGFEGLIILNIFTSRLKPTIIESFSLIKKLDFSKVKWIYTVSDTQSALDKDTDVKLLRHFQGYAGLLKSLDKEYDQTKCRLISITSQLPAGKIASVTLNEILHTDEPCEVVYEGDQRKTVELIRSEIPTGADPDIHLDKKSVVLALGGAQGITSELIVRFSKDYPCHYVLVGRSPDPRSREDQSLAGLKNKEEIRKRLIASGQIKTPAEIEKKTEEIYKANQILGTISALEANGSTVTYHSLDLRDEKALIAMVEGLYEQFGRIDGVIHGAGLLEDKLFHQKTPESFERVMSTKVTPLRVLAEHLRDDVQFVTLFSSVASVYGSRGQTDYAAANSVLDKYARELQKKIKGKVTAINWGPWKGTGMVSPSLEREYERRGIPLIPLGDGMETFVNELKYGTESQVLIMAE; translated from the coding sequence ATGAAAAACCTGGAAATGATCGGTGTTAGCCCGATGGAGCGGCCGGACGTGCCCCTTGCGTTAGCGCTGTCGGAAGCAGGAGCTTTCCCCGTAATCCACCTCGGACGAGATCAACAAACCGCTACGAACGCACTGGGAAAAATGACTTCCAGAAGCAGAAAGCCCTTCGGCGTATGCTTCTCCGAAAACACGCCGTTAACAATTTCTTTACCTGAGCAAGTAACCTTAGCAATACTACCATATGGTCTGACTTTTCCTAACCTTTCAAATTCCATCCGGATTATCCGCCAGGTCCGCAGCGTAGCCGAAGCGCGGCAGGCCAAAGCCGAAGGGGCCATGGGCGTCATCGCCAAAGGCAACGAAGGCGCCGGGCCGGTCAGCAACGACTCGTCTTTCATTCTTTTCCAACGTATAATGAAAGAAGTTAGCGACATTCCGGTGTGGGTACAGGGCGGGATTGGAATCCACAATGCCGCGGCCATTACCGCACTGGGCGGCAGCGGCGTTGTACTCGACAGCCAGCTATTGCCGTTTCCCGAAAGTTCGGCACCGGCTTCGTTAAAGGCTGTGAGCGAGAAACTCAACGGCAACGAAACACGTGTAATCGACGGCTTCCGCGTGCTCGTTCGTCCGAATTCGCCGGCATTGCCCGCGCAACCCACGCTGGGGGACCTGCAACCGTTCCTGCACACGGCAGACCTCGACAAAGGGTACATTCCACTCGGGCAGGACATTGCCATCGGAACCGACCTTGTAAAACAATATAAAAAGCTTCCGCGTCTTGTTTTCGCGTTCAGGGAAGCGATGTACGGACACCTGCGCCAGGCTAAAAACCTGAACCCGCTTGCTGCGCACAACACGCTCGCACAGGCGCTGGGCACCCGCTACCCGATCGCGCAAGGGCCTATGACGCGTGTGAGCGACGTTCCGGCGTTCGCACAGGCGGTTGCCAATGCGGGCGCATTGCCGTTCGTGGCATTATCGCTGCTGAAAGGCGACCAGGCCCGTAACCTCATTCGCGAAACCCGCGAACTGGCGGGCGACAAGCCGTGGGGCGTCGGTATCCTCGGTTTTGCCGACCAGGAACTCCGGGATGAGCAGCTTTCATACATTACCGAAGAAAAACCGCCGGTGGTGCTCATTGCGGGCGGAAGGCCATCACAGGCCAAGCCGCTGGAAAAACTGGGTATCAAAACATTCCTGCACGTGCCTTCCGCACCATTGCTGGATATGTTCCTGAAAGAAGGGGCTAAACGGTTTATTTTCGAAGGCCGCGAATGCGGTGGCCACGTAGGCCCGCTTTCCAGCTTTGTGCTTTGGGAAAAACAGATCAACCGGCTTTTGCAGGAAGAGCAAACCGGGCAGCTGGAAATATTCTTCGCCGGGGGAATCCATGACGATTTTTCGGCAGCCATGATCTCCGTGATGGCCGCGCCGTTAGCGGCAAGAGGCGTAAAAGTGGGTGTGCTCATGGGTACGGCTTATCTGTACACGCAGGAAGCGGTCGCTACCGGCGCCATTCTGCCACAATTTCAGGCCGAGGCTCTGAAGCAGACGGAGACCGTCCTGCTCGAAACAGCTCCCGGCCACGAGACCCGCTGCCTCGACTCTCCTTTCGCTTCCGATTTCAATGCGGAGAAAGCCCGGATGGAAGCGGCCGGTATGGATAAAAAGGAAATTTGGGCCGAACTGGAAAAACTGAATGTAGGCCGCCTGCGCATCGCCGCCAAAGGCATTGAAAGACAGGCCGGCAATCTGGTCGAGATCGGGCCGGCAGAACAGATGAGCCGCGGCATGTACATGATCGGGCAGGCAGCCGCCATGCTCGACAGAATAATGACCATGAACGAGCTGCACGAGCAGGTAGCAACCGGTCATTATGCGCATATTGCAGGCGCTTCTCTGCCCAAAGCGCCCAGAAGGAAGAAAAAAGCATTGAATGTAGCCATCGTAGGTATGGCCTGCATTTACCCGGGAGCACGGAATATCGAAGAGTTCTGGGCCAATATCCTGGCCGGCAGGGATTGGGTAACCGAAGTGCCCGACGATCGCTGGAACAAGGCGCTGTACTATGACCCCACCGTTTCGGACGGCAGCAAATCGCATTCGAAATGGGGCGGTTTTATACCAAAGATCGATTTCGATCCCGTAGAATTCGGCATTCCGCCGCAATCGCTGGCGGCTATCGACCCGACCCAGCTTCTGAGCTTGCTCGTAGCGAAGCAGGCGCTGGAAAACGCCGGGTACGGCGACGACGTCAACCGCGAAAACGTATCCGTGATCATCGGTGCGGAAGGCGGTAACGACCTCGCAAATAATTACGGTTTCCGCTCCCTTTTTACGCAATTTTTTGGTGAAATACCCAAAGAACTCGACGACGCGCTGCCCAAACTGACCGAGGATTCGTTCCCCGGCGTGCTGGCCAACGTAATCTCGGGCCGTATCACCAACCGCCTGAACCTGGGCGGCCGGAACTATACTGTGGACGCAGCCTGCGCCTCATCGCTGGCTGCCATCGACCTGGCGTGCCAGGAGCTCGTATTGGGCCGCTCCGAGATGGTCCTCGCCGGTGGCGCCGACCTTCACAACGGCATTAACGACTACCTGATGTTTTCCAGCACCCACGCGCTCTCGCGCAAGGGCCGATGTGCCACCTTCGATGCCGAAGCCGATGGTATCGCGCTTGGCGAAGGCGTTGCGATGGTCGTTCTGAAACGTGAAGAGGACGCCTTGCGCGACGGCGACAGGATCTATGCGGTAATCAAAGGTGTAGGCGGATCGAGCGATGGCAAAAGCCTGGGCCTCACCGCGCCGCGCAAGTCGGGACAGGTAAAAGCGCTGGAACGTGCCTATGACCAGGCGGGCATTTCTCCGGCCGAACTCGGCCTTGTGGAAGCGCATGGCACAGGCACGGTAGTGGGAGACAAAACCGAGCTCAGCGCACTGACCGAAATGATGCTGGCCTCCGGAGCATTGGTCGCCCAAACTCATCTGGGGTCGGTCAAAACGCAGATCGGCCATACCAAATGTGCAGCGGGCCTCGCAGGCCTCATCAAGGCGACGCTCGCCGTGTACCATGGTGTCAAACCGCCGACCATTAACCTGAAAACGCCGAACACTTACTATAACCCTGAAACCAGCCCATTTGCATTCCAGACCAAACCCGCGCTGTGGACCGATAACCGCCGGGTGGCGGGTATCAGCGCGTTCGGGTTCGGCGGAACAAACTTCCATGCCGTTATCGAAAGTGCCCCTGTGAAAAAACCGCGAAAATCGGTGAAGGCATGGCCCGCCGAAATGCTGATTTTCCGCGGGGAAACACTAGCCGAGGCGCAGAAACTTGCGAAGGCCACTCACGACATTCTCGAAAACGAATCGGTTTCGATGCGCGACGTCGCCAACAGCCTGAACCTGTACAGTGAAAAGCCTGTACAACTGAGTATTATCGCCGAAAACCACGCGGATGCACTTACTAAGCTGAATATTGCACAATCCGGCACGGAAGCAAAGGGTATTTATTATACTAAAGCAACGGGCGGCAAAGTTGCATTTATGTTCCCCGGCCAGGGGAGCCAGCGGGTGGATATGGCACGCGAGCTCTTCGTTGCGTTCCCGGCGATGCGGAAGCTGTTGAAAAAACACCCTTCGTATCAACCTATCATTTTTCCCGATGCCGTTTTCGATGAGCAATCGGCCAAAGCGCAGAAGGAGAAGATCAGGGACACGCGCGTCGCGCAACCCTTGCTGGGTATAGTGGACCTCGCCGTCGCCGATTTGCTGAAAGATTTTGGCATACACCCCGACATGGTGGCCGGCCACAGCTACGGCGAACTGCCGGCACTTTGTTTCGCGGGGGTATTCGAGGACAGCCAACTGGTTACCCTCAGCGAAAAACGCGCAAAATCGATTCTTGACGCGATCGGCGACGATAATGGAGCCATGGTAGCCGTCAATTGCCCCGAGGACGAACTGACCCGCATCGTTTCGGAGATTAACCACATTTACCCGGTTAACCACAACTCGCCGCGCCAGTGGGTGCTTGCCGGTACAACGCCGGCCATAGCCGAACTCACCGCAAAACTGACCGAACTGAAAATCTCCTTCCGCCAGTTGGAAGTAGCCTGTGCCTTCCACAGCCCGCTTCTGGCCGGTTCGAAAGATTTATATGCCGAGGTATTACGCGACGTGCGGTTCAGCGAACCGTCGCTGACCGTGTGGTCGAACACAACCGCCGCTCCCTACCCTGCTTCACCGGAGGCGATCAAGGAACGTCTGGCCGATCATCTCGTGAGGCCGGTGCGCTTCTCGGAAGAAGTCGCGCAGATGTACGACGACGGTGCACGCATTTTCATCGAAGTAGGCCCGGGCAAAGTGCTTACAGGCCTCACGAGATCGATTTTGGGCAAGGAAGAAATTTGCCTCTACACCGAAGACAAAGACCAGGGGGGCATTACGCAGCTGCTGCACACATTGGCGGGCTACGTTGCCACAGGCAGAAATATTGATTTCAATAAACTGTTCGAAGACCGCGACGCGCGCCTCCTCGATCTCGACAAACCGCAACAATACCGCAAGAGCCTCACTACCTGGATAGTGGACGGCCAAATGGCGCTTCCGCTCCACGGCAAACTGCCGGAGCACGGCGCAATGCCCGTAACCGAGCCGCTCCAACTCGCCGCATTCCGCCAGCCGGCAGCGGCCCCGGTGGGCGGCACGGAGGCCGAACGCGTGATCCACGAATACCTCAACAGCGTGAAATACCTGATCCAGGCGCAGCGCGATGTCGTATTGGGTTACCTCGGCCAGTCGGTGCCTCCGTCGCGAAATATCGAGGTCTATGAACCGGCTGCTTTGGGCGGGCTCGCTGCCAATGCACCGTCGCCGGTACCGATCGAGATAGAAAAAGCGGTGACAGCGCAGGAAACGAACGTCGCCAGACCGGCCGCAATCGATGTGAAAGCATTGGTGATGCAGGTGATCAGCGACAAAACCGGCTATCCGCAGGAAATGCTCGGTTTGGATATGGACCTGGAAGCCGACCTCAGCATCGACTCTATCAAACGCATGGAGATCATCGGCGAGCTGCGCAAACAACTGGGCGGCTTCGATGCCGGCCCGCAGAATGAGGAAACGATAATCGAGCAATTAGCTGCCATCAAAACTTTGAACTTATTGATCAACTGGATCACCGAGCATCAACAGCAGAGTGCCCCGGTTACCGGGAATGTACCATTGAGCAAACTGACGGTTACGCAGGATGGCATCATCGAGGAATGGTCGGAAAGCCGCATTAAATCCGTGCTGTTGGAGGCTGTAAGTGCCAAAACCGGTTATCCGCAGGAAATGCTCGGCATGGATATGGACCTGGAAGCCGACCTGAGCATCGACTCCATCAAGCGCATGGAGATTATCGGCGAACTGAAAAACAATATCGACGGGCTCATCCAGATCTATCAGGAACGCGGCGAAGAGCTGGTTGAAAAACTGGCATCCATCAAAACGCTGAACGGGCTGATCGACTGGCTCTCGGAAGCACTTTCCGGTGCGCAGGACTCCATTCAAAAAGCGGAAAGCCTGAATGTAACCCCGGTCCCGAAAGCTGCATTGAACGAAAAACTCTCGCGCCTCAGGTTCGAACTGACGCCGTCGGTTATCCCGGCCCTCAACCCGGCTGCGATAAAAGGGAAACGTTTCGCCGTCACCGACGATGCCGGCGACGTAGCGACATCCATTAAAGCCCTTTTCGAGCAGCATGGTGCGACGGTAAGCATTATTTCGACCGAAGAATCGTTGCAGGGCTTCGAGGGGCTCATTATCCTGAATATTTTCACTTCGCGACTGAAACCGACTATCATCGAGTCGTTCTCGCTGATCAAAAAGCTCGATTTCAGCAAGGTGAAATGGATTTACACAGTGTCCGACACCCAGAGCGCGCTCGATAAGGATACCGATGTAAAGCTGCTCCGCCATTTCCAGGGATACGCCGGACTTCTGAAAAGCCTCGACAAGGAATACGATCAAACCAAGTGCCGGCTTATCAGCATTACCTCGCAGCTTCCGGCCGGGAAAATCGCGTCGGTGACACTGAACGAAATACTTCACACCGACGAGCCTTGTGAAGTTGTGTACGAAGGCGACCAGCGGAAAACCGTCGAACTGATCCGTTCCGAAATCCCGACCGGCGCCGATCCGGACATTCATCTGGACAAAAAATCGGTGGTACTTGCATTGGGTGGCGCACAGGGCATTACTTCCGAGCTGATCGTGCGGTTCTCGAAGGATTATCCCTGCCATTACGTGCTCGTCGGGCGCTCGCCGGACCCGCGTAGCCGGGAGGACCAATCGCTGGCCGGTTTGAAGAATAAAGAAGAAATCCGTAAACGGCTCATTGCGTCGGGGCAGATCAAAACGCCGGCCGAAATCGAGAAAAAGACGGAGGAAATATACAAAGCCAACCAGATCCTCGGCACCATTTCCGCCCTGGAAGCAAATGGCTCGACCGTTACTTACCATTCGCTGGATTTACGTGACGAAAAAGCGCTGATCGCGATGGTGGAAGGTTTATACGAACAATTTGGCCGCATCGACGGCGTGATCCATGGCGCAGGCTTACTGGAAGACAAACTGTTCCATCAGAAAACGCCGGAATCGTTCGAGCGCGTAATGTCGACCAAAGTGACCCCTCTGCGCGTCCTGGCCGAGCATTTGAGGGATGACGTACAATTCGTGACCCTGTTTTCGAGCGTGGCCTCGGTGTACGGCAGCCGCGGGCAAACCGACTATGCGGCGGCCAACAGCGTGCTGGACAAATATGCCCGCGAGCTTCAAAAGAAAATCAAGGGCAAGGTAACGGCTATCAACTGGGGGCCATGGAAGGGTACCGGCATGGTATCGCCTTCGCTCGAAAGGGAATACGAACGCCGCGGTATCCCGCTGATCCCGCTGGGCGACGGCATGGAAACATTTGTCAATGAACTGAAATACGGAACCGAAAGCCAGGTGCTGATCATGGCCGAATAG
- the xth gene encoding exodeoxyribonuclease III, whose product MKIATYNVNGVNGRLPVLLRWLSETTPDIVCLQELKAPQEKFPEQAILEAGYKAIWHGQKSWNGVAILSRGDIPREIRRILPGDPEDVHSRYIEAEIAGLTIGGLYLPNGNPAPGPKFDYKLRWFDRLITHAESLLAAGKPALLTGDFNVMPTEMDVYKPESWIDDALFRPETRAAFAELVAQGWTDALRTIYPHEKIYTFWDYFRNAFARNAGLRIDHFLLSPQVAERLIDAGVDKQVRGWEKTSDHAPVWIELKD is encoded by the coding sequence ATGAAAATAGCAACCTATAACGTCAACGGTGTAAACGGTCGCTTGCCCGTGCTGCTGCGGTGGCTTTCGGAAACCACGCCCGATATAGTCTGTTTGCAGGAATTGAAAGCGCCGCAGGAAAAATTCCCGGAGCAGGCCATTCTTGAAGCGGGTTACAAGGCGATATGGCACGGCCAGAAAAGCTGGAACGGCGTGGCGATCCTTTCACGGGGCGATATCCCCCGGGAAATACGCCGCATTCTGCCCGGCGACCCCGAAGACGTCCACAGCCGCTATATCGAGGCAGAGATTGCCGGGCTAACTATCGGCGGACTATATCTTCCGAATGGCAATCCTGCCCCCGGCCCCAAGTTCGACTACAAACTCCGGTGGTTCGACCGCCTGATCACCCACGCGGAAAGCCTCCTGGCCGCCGGAAAGCCTGCGCTGCTTACGGGGGACTTCAATGTAATGCCTACCGAAATGGACGTTTATAAGCCCGAAAGCTGGATCGACGATGCCTTGTTCCGGCCCGAAACGCGGGCCGCTTTTGCCGAACTGGTAGCCCAGGGCTGGACGGACGCCCTGCGGACTATTTATCCCCATGAAAAGATTTACACGTTCTGGGACTATTTCCGCAATGCATTTGCCCGCAACGCCGGTTTGCGCATCGATCATTTCCTGTTAAGCCCGCAGGTAGCCGAACGCCTCATCGATGCGGGAGTGGACAAGCAGGTACGAGGCTGGGAAAAAACCAGTGACCATGCACCCGTCTGGATCGAACTGAAAGATTAA
- a CDS encoding GAF domain-containing sensor histidine kinase, with the protein MVQPDDYLFADIERVKQIPIVKTVLEVICRSTGMGFATVARVTENRWVACCVQDEIGFGLQEGDELEIGTTICNEIRASGKAVVIDHVDDNDFYAGHPTPKIYGFKSYISLPIILKSGEFFGTLCAIDPKPNQLQNPRVVGMFNLFAELLAFHLDSIQLIQRSREAIQDLERQLSASNDENRQYRHISSHNLQEPLRKLRVFSDMLVNATDRYEVEKARDLAVKIRSSAQQFSMMIKDLSDHSEPNDARTFESVSLARVVADVVSQLTPQIERRNITLETGHLPEVHAVPEQMEQLFYQLLHNAVKFAGYGQPPKIRVSCRELALHEIDELLPEPLQMAYAEIRVEDNGIGIDDTQLEKVFDIFARLPTGNFGQGEGVGLAYCRKIVRNHKGTIKAEPNPGKGTTFVVMLPLPN; encoded by the coding sequence ATGGTACAACCCGACGACTATTTATTTGCCGACATTGAAAGGGTAAAACAGATACCTATCGTCAAAACCGTGTTGGAAGTAATCTGCCGTTCGACGGGAATGGGTTTTGCCACCGTAGCCCGGGTAACCGAAAACCGCTGGGTGGCATGCTGCGTACAGGACGAGATCGGATTCGGATTGCAAGAAGGGGACGAACTGGAAATCGGTACTACGATTTGCAACGAAATACGCGCCAGCGGAAAAGCGGTGGTGATCGACCACGTGGACGACAACGATTTTTATGCCGGACATCCCACTCCGAAAATATATGGTTTCAAAAGCTACATTTCGCTGCCCATCATATTAAAAAGCGGGGAATTCTTCGGGACGCTATGCGCCATCGATCCCAAACCCAACCAGTTGCAGAACCCCAGGGTGGTAGGCATGTTCAACCTCTTCGCCGAGTTGCTGGCCTTCCACCTCGACAGCATCCAGCTCATCCAGCGCTCCCGCGAGGCCATTCAGGACCTCGAACGCCAACTGAGCGCTTCTAACGACGAAAACAGGCAGTACCGCCATATTTCAAGCCATAACCTGCAAGAACCACTTCGCAAACTGAGGGTTTTCAGCGATATGCTCGTTAATGCAACCGACCGGTACGAGGTAGAGAAAGCCAGGGACCTGGCGGTGAAGATCCGCAGCAGCGCCCAGCAGTTCTCGATGATGATCAAGGACTTATCCGACCATTCGGAGCCGAATGATGCCCGCACATTTGAAAGCGTGTCGCTGGCCCGCGTTGTGGCTGATGTCGTAAGCCAGTTGACGCCGCAAATCGAGCGCCGCAATATTACCCTTGAAACAGGGCATTTACCCGAGGTACACGCAGTTCCCGAGCAAATGGAGCAGCTTTTTTACCAGCTTCTGCACAATGCGGTCAAGTTCGCCGGCTATGGTCAGCCTCCTAAGATCCGGGTATCCTGCCGGGAACTCGCACTGCATGAGATCGACGAGCTGCTTCCGGAGCCGCTTCAAATGGCTTACGCCGAAATCAGGGTCGAGGATAACGGCATCGGTATCGACGATACACAACTGGAAAAGGTCTTCGATATTTTTGCGCGCCTTCCGACCGGGAATTTCGGGCAGGGAGAAGGGGTGGGACTTGCCTACTGCCGAAAAATCGTAAGAAACCATAAAGGCACCATCAAAGCCGAGCCTAATCCGGGAAAAGGCACGACGTTTGTAGTAATGCTGCCATTACCGAACTAA